A portion of the Oncorhynchus nerka isolate Pitt River linkage group LG27, Oner_Uvic_2.0, whole genome shotgun sequence genome contains these proteins:
- the LOC135565265 gene encoding golgin subfamily A member 6-like protein 22, with the protein MEEEEREREKGRQKEIERENEELFEQKQKEMEEEEREREKERQREIKGKRMEKRQKNMEREVRQKEIERENDEEICKQKQNEMKEEVQEKEKERQREIKRKIMEKRQKHIGGEEERQKEIERENEEQLFKQKQIEMEEEEREEERQRAIEEKERQREMGEKERRQQQEERKIMFERDQEEENIWKQKQIDMEKEGREGENKRQREIEEIEEIHRRQQQEERQKQKEKEKEREKDNENQREMELKDQQQKEMEKEKMIMREREEAGRRKEGQKNIFGEIEGQNELEIEQEREMEEKQEVIKEAEEEYREREERGKEVSMKKHVVVNVKAKAREVFNRRKERRLEVLKGEREHIERGQQIRREKEERRLEMERKQERARQQEEQDRKQEIEIARQKEMLRLREEERQREEEREEQRKKAIKCHLSLIRERENIIEAKKRKEMVEEERREILEYKRGELEEEEKEDDKEDILPPDKSIRRRAVGWVNKTWEKRNLRKIERTYQREAEEGHKIVHIGKTCFPSTYDIILFSLLYTHKFHTSHHVASLFQYKTTVQRIC; encoded by the coding sequence atggaagaggaagaacgagagagggagaaagggagacagaaagagattgaaagagagaatgAAGAACTATTTGAACAGAAGCAaaaagagatggaagaggaagaacgagagagggagaaagagagacagagagagatcaaaggaaagagaatggagaagagACAGAAAAACATGGAAAGAGaagtgagacagaaagagattgaaagagagaatgATGAAGAAATATGTAAACAGAAGCAAAACGAGATGAAAGAGGAAGTacaagagaaggagaaagagagacagagagagatcaaaagAAAGATAATGGAAAAGAGACAAAAACATatcggaggagaagaagagagacagaaagagattgaaagagagaatgAAGAACAACTATTTAAACAGAAGCaaatagagatggaagaggaagaacgagaagaagagagacagagagcgatcgaagagaaagagagacagagagagatgggagagaaagaaagacgacaacaacaagaggagagaaagataatGTTTGAGAGagatcaagaagaagaaaatatatggaaacagaagcaaATTGAcatggagaaggagggaagagagggggaaaacaagagacagagagagatagaagagatagaagagatacacagacgacaacaacaagaggagagacagaaacaaaaggagaaggagaaagaaagggagaaagacaatgagaatcagagagagatggaattaaAAGATCAGCaacagaaagagatggagaaagaaaagATGAttatgagagaaagggaggaagcaggaagaagaaaggaggggcagaaaaatatttttggggaaaTTGAGGgacagaatgaactggagatagaacaggagagagagatggaagaaaagCAGGAAGTGATTAAGGAAGCAGAGGAAGAgtacagggaaagagaagagagaggaaaggaagtaAGCATGAAGAAACATGTAGTAGTTAATGTTAAAGCAAAAGCACGGGAAGTCTTCAATAGGCGTAAAGAGAGGAGGTTAGAAGTGTTGAAGGGGGAAAGAGAACACATAGAAAGAGGACAACAaatcaggagggagaaggaggaaagaCGGCTGGAGATGGAAAGAAAACAGGAGAGGGCAAGACAACAAGAGGAGCAGGATAGAAAACAAGAGATTGAAATTGCTAGACAGAAAGAAATGTTGAGactaagagaggaggagaggcagagagaggaggagagagaggagcagagaaagaAAGCCATTAAATGCCATTTATCtttaatcagagagagagaaaatataatAGAGGCAAAAAAAAGAAAGGAGATGGTGGAAGAGGAAAGAAGGGAGATCCTTGAGTACAAGAGGGgtgagttagaggaggaggagaaggaagatgaCAAGGAGGACATTCTCCCACCTGATAAAAGTATCAGAAGGAGAGCTGTGGGCTGGGTGAATAAAACATGGGAGAAGAGGAACctcagaaagatagagagaacgtatcagagagaggctgaggagggcCATAAGATCGTCCACATAGGTAAGACCTGTTTTCCCTCTACTTATGACATCATCCTCTTTAGTCTCCTCTACACACATAAGTTCCACACCAGTCATCATGTTGCATCATTGTTTCAATATAAAACTACTGTCCAAAGAatatgttag